The following proteins are encoded in a genomic region of Methanosphaera sp. WGK6:
- a CDS encoding TrkA family potassium uptake protein produces MVNVIIVGGGRVGIRLIGLLKKRWDYDITLIEDNKEVLSIIDKKFKDISIIKGDATNKAVLEKAGIKEADIIVAATSIDEVNLLIGITAQNYNLKKIIARTENPTHIKMFKKIGLNEVVSPELTTCADIQQLIINSNVFKINSAGKEDYELMSLIAKSNKVVGKEIGEISPSENFIIMLCYKNNEPLIAQNNIVIEKEDKLTLLVKTKSAKKIKKYFTKSGLLG; encoded by the coding sequence ATGGTTAATGTAATTATTGTTGGTGGAGGAAGAGTAGGTATTCGTTTAATAGGACTTCTTAAAAAACGATGGGATTATGATATAACACTTATTGAAGATAATAAAGAAGTACTAAGTATAATTGATAAGAAATTTAAAGATATTTCAATTATTAAAGGGGATGCTACTAATAAAGCAGTACTAGAAAAAGCAGGAATTAAAGAAGCAGATATTATTGTAGCAGCTACAAGTATTGATGAAGTAAATCTTCTAATTGGTATAACTGCACAAAATTATAATCTTAAAAAAATAATTGCACGTACTGAAAATCCAACACATATTAAAATGTTTAAAAAAATAGGATTAAATGAAGTGGTAAGTCCAGAACTCACAACTTGTGCCGATATTCAACAATTAATAATTAATTCCAATGTTTTTAAGATTAATTCTGCTGGAAAAGAAGATTATGAATTAATGAGTTTAATAGCAAAATCAAATAAAGTAGTTGGTAAAGAAATAGGAGAAATTAGTCCTTCAGAAAATTTTATAATAATGCTATGCTATAAAAATAATGAACCTCTTATTGCTCAAAATAATATTGTAATCGAAAAAGAAGATAAACTAACTCTTCTAGTTAAAACAAAATCTGCTAAAAAAATAAAAAAATACTTTACTAAAAGTGGATTACTAGGATAA
- a CDS encoding MBL fold metallo-hydrolase — protein sequence MEKVDDITIILGRERDSNCYIIDDCLIDPGSGLNNDYLISSIEEAGISMDDINKIVNTHCHFDHMGADKYLQDTYGYEIYMHPLDIQTVEEKDIDGTVASSFGMTVPDLDIKPLDTDDKIGNYTVIHTPGHTRGGICLCDGKNLISGDTVFSGGNFGRTDLPTGSRKDIRESILKLADLDVVQLFPGHGPYATSAVSEQMALAVMIASRL from the coding sequence ATGGAAAAAGTTGATGATATTACAATAATTTTAGGAAGAGAAAGAGATTCAAATTGTTACATTATAGATGATTGTTTAATTGACCCTGGAAGTGGATTAAATAATGATTACCTAATTTCATCTATAGAAGAAGCAGGAATAAGTATGGATGACATTAATAAAATAGTAAATACCCATTGTCACTTTGATCATATGGGTGCTGATAAATATTTACAAGACACATATGGTTATGAAATATATATGCATCCTCTTGATATACAAACAGTAGAAGAAAAAGATATTGATGGAACAGTAGCATCCTCATTTGGCATGACTGTACCTGATTTAGATATTAAACCACTCGATACTGATGATAAAATAGGTAATTATACTGTAATTCATACCCCTGGACATACTCGTGGAGGAATATGTTTATGTGATGGAAAAAATCTAATAAGTGGAGATACTGTATTTTCTGGAGGTAATTTTGGAAGAACTGATTTACCTACAGGTAGTCGAAAAGATATTAGAGAATCTATTTTAAAATTAGCTGATTTGGATGTTGTACAATTATTCCCAGGTCATGGTCCTTATGCAACATCCGCTGTTTCTGAACAAATGGCTTTAGCTGTAATGATAGCTTCAAGATTATGA
- a CDS encoding UPF0104 family protein — protein MDYKKVFGLLLVGLIILAGMIIFIGPGEVMNALQQANMKYVILAIIIQFIIMSLWDIKWSVILDGVGVPHKKLQLFAMLLVGLALNNLTPSGRSGGEPVRAYLVSKSSGKSFKTTFATVIGDKIFDIFPFTVLALAAITYLIFTLHLSQSIIITLIIAMILFIAIIAFLIYICFNEALGIRVIKWVFRQLRRFMSRDLDTYEFKTLEALIDFQESLKYLLKDQKIFSAALTIAFIVWFLEILRVYVVFLAFGVNVSLGMVASVFLLSTLVGMIPALPGGIGTIDGIMIIVYSLAGISPFISTAVTLIERLISFWMVSIMGLLILPYFGTGVLDEVSTDS, from the coding sequence ATGGATTACAAGAAAGTCTTCGGATTACTGTTAGTTGGATTGATAATACTTGCAGGAATGATTATTTTTATTGGTCCTGGAGAAGTTATGAATGCACTACAACAAGCTAATATGAAATATGTTATACTTGCTATTATTATCCAATTCATAATTATGAGCCTATGGGATATTAAGTGGAGTGTAATACTAGATGGAGTTGGAGTTCCCCATAAGAAACTACAACTATTTGCAATGTTACTTGTTGGATTAGCACTAAACAACTTAACTCCCAGTGGTCGTAGTGGTGGAGAGCCTGTTAGAGCATACCTTGTAAGTAAAAGTTCTGGAAAAAGTTTCAAAACAACTTTTGCTACTGTAATAGGAGATAAGATATTTGACATATTTCCTTTCACAGTATTAGCTCTAGCTGCAATCACATATCTAATATTTACATTACATCTAAGTCAGAGTATAATAATTACTTTGATTATTGCCATGATTTTATTCATAGCAATAATTGCATTTTTAATATATATCTGTTTTAATGAAGCTTTAGGAATACGTGTGATAAAATGGGTATTTAGACAATTAAGACGATTTATGTCACGAGATTTGGATACTTATGAATTTAAAACATTAGAAGCACTTATTGATTTTCAAGAAAGCTTAAAGTATTTATTAAAAGATCAGAAAATATTCAGTGCGGCTCTTACAATAGCTTTTATTGTATGGTTTTTAGAAATATTAAGAGTATATGTCGTATTTTTAGCATTTGGCGTTAACGTTTCATTAGGAATGGTAGCATCAGTATTTCTACTATCAACACTAGTAGGTATGATACCTGCTCTTCCTGGAGGAATTGGAACTATCGATGGAATAATGATTATAGTTTACTCATTAGCTGGAATATCACCATTTATAAGTACAGCAGTAACACTTATTGAACGATTAATATCTTTTTGGATGGTCTCAATAATGGGATTACTCATACTTCCTTACTTTGGAACGGGAGTATTAGATGAAGTAAGTACGGATAGCTAA